The window TTATCAAAGGTTGCCCTCATAGTTTCTAAATCCCATACCGCTTTACTTAAAGCATTTTGAGGAATCCTTAAATCAAACTCATGTAATGGCTCTAATAAAACAGTTTGTGCTTTATATAATGCTTCCATTAATACCATAGGTGTCACATTTCTAAAATCTGCTGGAGTGCTGGCTGGACTAAAAAATTCACCACAGCTAAGAGTGACTTTTACATCTGTAACCTCCCATCCAAATAATCCTTGTTTGCTTGTCTTAATAACTGCTTCTTCAATTGCATTTTGAAAAGATTTTGGCAATGACCCTACTGAAACATTAGAAATATACCTAAGACCTTCGCCTCTCCCTGCTGGTTCTATTTCTAAGCCTACTGTCGCCCAAAATGGATTTAAGTCTTCCTGCATATGCATTATTGATGATCCAAAACCTTTAGGTGTTTCCTTATAGATAGTCTCAATATTCGAAAACTCTACTTTTATTCCATATAAATCATCTAAGATAGAACTTAGTATTTCCATTTGAACTTCACCGAATAAGTTGACATAAATTTCTTTATCCATGTCATTCATCTCTAATTCTAGTAGTGGATCTTCCTCTGCAAGTAATATTAATGCTTTAAATAGCTCTGGATTTTTTTCTTTATCAATTGCAGAAATTGTTGTTTTTAATGCTGGTTTAGCTATAGATATATTTTTAATTTTATTATTTGAAATTCCAATAACATCTCCCACTTGGAAACTTGTAAGTCCATATAAAATACCTATATCCCCTGCTTCTATCCTCTGTGCTTCAATAATTACACCATTTTCTAGCCTATTAATTTTCTTTACTTTTTCTGCTAGCTCCTTATTAGGTACTTGAATTTTATCTCTTACAGATATTTTTCCTCCAAATAATCTTACATAAACCTTCTTTTCATTTTTACTTGCTCTTTCGATTTTAAACACTACTCCAGATAAATCACTTTCACAATCATCACCTGAAAATGGAAAATAACTACAAATTCCATCTAATAAATCTTCAACTCCAAGTCCAATTGCTGCAGCACCACAAAATACTGGATATAGACTTCCTTCCCTTGCATATAATGAAAGCTTTTCTTGTATTTCTTCTTTATCAGGTTCTATTCCACCAATATATCTTTCTAAAAATGCTTCGTCTAAGTCTGATAAAACATTAATAGCATCATCATTTATTATGCATGTATCAAAATAAACAGCTTTGCTTCCTGCATCATATACTTCTTGTAATCTAACTACTTTATTGGACATATTCTTCTTTATCTCTTCAAATACTTTATTGAAATTTGCACCAATTCTATCTAGCTTATTTACAAAAATTATTGTTGGAATGTTTAACTCCTTTAATGTGTCAAATAATATTCTTGTTTGTGACTGAATTCCCTCTACTCCTGATATAACTAGTATTGCTCCATCTAAGCCACTTAATGA of the Cetobacterium sp. ZOR0034 genome contains:
- the tetB(P) gene encoding tetracycline resistance ribosomal protection protein TetB(P): MKKIINIGIVAHVDAGKTTITENLLYYSGAIKSVGRVDLGNTQTDSMELERKRGITIKSSTISFNWNNVKVNIVDTPGHVDFISEVERSLSGLDGAILVISGVEGIQSQTRILFDTLKELNIPTIIFVNKLDRIGANFNKVFEEIKKNMSNKVVRLQEVYDAGSKAVYFDTCIINDDAINVLSDLDEAFLERYIGGIEPDKEEIQEKLSLYAREGSLYPVFCGAAAIGLGVEDLLDGICSYFPFSGDDCESDLSGVVFKIERASKNEKKVYVRLFGGKISVRDKIQVPNKELAEKVKKINRLENGVIIEAQRIEAGDIGILYGLTSFQVGDVIGISNNKIKNISIAKPALKTTISAIDKEKNPELFKALILLAEEDPLLELEMNDMDKEIYVNLFGEVQMEILSSILDDLYGIKVEFSNIETIYKETPKGFGSSIMHMQEDLNPFWATVGLEIEPAGRGEGLRYISNVSVGSLPKSFQNAIEEAVIKTSKQGLFGWEVTDVKVTLSCGEFFSPASTPADFRNVTPMVLMEALYKAQTVLLEPLHEFDLRIPQNALSKAVWDLETMRATFDNPIVIGDEFSIKGLIPVENSKEYKMKIASYTEGRGMFVTKFYGYKEVSAGFAKARQKTTYDPLNKKEYLLHKLNAIRD